One part of the Deltaproteobacteria bacterium genome encodes these proteins:
- a CDS encoding polymer-forming cytoskeletal protein — protein MAFGRRTTDSQPQTSTGADLGALTAFIDQGSSFEGKLSFKDTVRIDGHFAGEISSENTLVVGETGIIEANVRSQIVIISGTVAGDIVAGKKIVMHKTGRVDGNVSTPSLVMEDGAVLNGQLKMSDKKASLTSAASPQPPKPPIG, from the coding sequence ATGGCCTTTGGCCGCCGTACGACTGACTCGCAACCGCAAACGTCCACGGGCGCTGATCTCGGCGCGCTCACCGCGTTCATCGATCAGGGCTCTTCGTTCGAGGGCAAGCTCTCGTTCAAGGACACGGTGCGGATCGACGGCCACTTCGCGGGGGAGATCTCGAGCGAGAACACGCTCGTGGTCGGCGAGACCGGGATCATCGAGGCGAACGTGCGCTCTCAGATCGTGATCATCAGCGGCACCGTGGCGGGCGACATTGTCGCGGGCAAGAAGATCGTGATGCACAAGACCGGCCGGGTGGACGGCAACGTGTCGACGCCGAGTCTGGTGATGGAAGACGGCGCCGTGCTGAACGGGCAGCTGAAGATGTCGGACAAGAAGGCGAGCCTCACGTCCGCCGCGAGCCCGCAGCCGCCGAAGCCGCCGATCGGCTGA
- a CDS encoding methionine--tRNA ligase: protein MSGHYFVTAPIYYANGAPHIGHTYTTILADTLVRWHRLHGRTAFSVSGTDEHGEKMVEVAAKNGETPRQLVDRISPLFVAAWNDLGIHPSAFVRTTSERHVRNVQALLQRVHDAGWIELRTYAGDYCVGCERFVTERDLVNGVCPDHERKPERRNETNYFFLMSRAFDWLRAHIDAHPDFIRPERYRNEVLGMLRDASGLGDLSISRPKTRLDWGIELPFDRDHVCYVWFDALITYLTGAGFDGEKAIDAQSGEFDARWAAAEHLIAKDILKPHAIFWPIMLRAIGLAPPKHLNVHGYWNVDARKVSKSLGNMIAPKLLRDRYGFEQARYFLLREMSFGNDANFTEEALVERVNADLANNLGNLLSRTLNLVEKNCAAKVPEPDSRVEPAALDSAWRKALGVLAAWDGDVRFHLALEAIVELSTAANRYIDECAPWKAARVPGSEGAVRTCLYWSCQALHRLGRLLAPFLPNASREILSRLGASEPTDYPSLSELLPEHVRAVAPGTPIAKGAPLFPRLAPPAPAA from the coding sequence GTGAGCGGCCACTACTTCGTCACCGCGCCGATCTATTACGCCAACGGCGCGCCGCACATCGGCCACACCTACACGACGATCCTCGCCGACACGCTCGTGCGCTGGCACCGCCTGCACGGCCGCACCGCGTTCTCCGTGTCGGGCACGGACGAGCACGGCGAGAAGATGGTCGAGGTCGCCGCCAAGAACGGCGAGACGCCGCGCCAACTCGTCGATCGCATCTCGCCGCTGTTCGTCGCGGCCTGGAACGATCTCGGCATCCACCCCAGCGCGTTCGTGCGCACCACCAGCGAGCGCCACGTGCGCAACGTGCAGGCGCTCCTCCAGCGCGTCCACGATGCGGGCTGGATCGAGCTGCGCACGTACGCGGGCGACTACTGCGTCGGCTGCGAGCGCTTCGTGACCGAGCGCGACCTCGTGAATGGCGTTTGCCCCGATCACGAGCGCAAGCCCGAGCGCCGCAACGAGACGAACTACTTCTTCCTGATGAGCCGCGCCTTCGACTGGCTGCGCGCGCACATCGACGCACACCCGGACTTCATTCGCCCCGAGCGCTACCGCAACGAAGTGCTCGGCATGCTGCGCGACGCGAGCGGCCTCGGCGATCTCTCGATCTCGCGCCCGAAGACGCGGCTCGACTGGGGCATCGAGCTGCCCTTCGATCGCGACCACGTGTGTTACGTGTGGTTCGACGCCCTGATCACCTACTTGACCGGCGCGGGCTTCGACGGCGAGAAGGCGATCGACGCGCAATCCGGCGAGTTCGACGCGCGCTGGGCCGCGGCCGAGCACTTGATCGCGAAGGACATCTTGAAGCCGCACGCGATCTTCTGGCCGATCATGCTGCGAGCCATCGGCCTCGCGCCGCCGAAGCACCTGAACGTGCACGGCTATTGGAACGTCGATGCGCGCAAGGTCTCGAAGAGCCTCGGCAACATGATCGCGCCTAAGCTGTTACGGGACCGCTACGGCTTCGAGCAGGCGCGTTACTTCCTCTTGCGCGAGATGAGCTTCGGCAACGACGCGAACTTCACGGAAGAAGCGCTGGTCGAGCGCGTGAACGCAGACCTCGCGAACAACCTCGGCAACCTGCTGAGCCGCACGCTGAATCTGGTGGAGAAGAACTGCGCAGCGAAAGTGCCAGAGCCCGACTCGCGGGTCGAACCGGCCGCTCTCGACTCCGCATGGCGGAAAGCGCTCGGCGTGCTCGCCGCGTGGGACGGCGATGTCCGATTCCACCTCGCCCTCGAAGCGATCGTGGAGCTCTCGACGGCAGCAAACCGATACATCGACGAATGCGCTCCCTGGAAGGCGGCAAGGGTGCCGGGCTCGGAGGGTGCGGTACGGACCTGTCTCTACTGGTCGTGCCAGGCGCTGCATCGACTCGGGCGGCTGCTTGCTCCATTCCTGCCGAATGCGTCGCGGGAGATCCTCTCGCGCCTCGGGGCTTCGGAGCCCACGGATTACCCAAGCCTGAGCGAGCTCCTCCCCGAGCACGTGCGCGCAGTCGCGCCCGGCACGCCCATCGCCAAGGGCGCCCCGCTCTTCCCGCGCCTTGCGCCGCCCGCGCCCGCGGCCTGA
- a CDS encoding TatD family hydrolase, with protein sequence MWIDSHCHVTADEFGGDQAGVIARAAAGSVDTLIAIGAGYGVAHNARAVELAARDARVFATVGVHPHDARQLDDAGKQQLRAWLTAPRVVAVGECGLDYWYEHSPRAEQREVFAWHVALARELRLPVSIHVRDRTSDAYEELLDIWRAEGRGEVRGVLHCYTHDLAFARRAIDANLLISFSGILTFKKDRGLRDVAAALPLDHVLVETDAPLLAPEGLRGRRNEPANVARVGAALALAQQRPLEEIAHATAANARALFGLPS encoded by the coding sequence ATGTGGATCGACTCGCACTGTCACGTGACCGCCGACGAGTTCGGCGGCGACCAGGCCGGCGTGATCGCGCGCGCGGCAGCGGGCAGCGTCGACACCCTCATCGCGATCGGCGCGGGCTACGGCGTCGCGCACAATGCGCGCGCGGTCGAGCTTGCGGCGCGCGACGCGCGCGTGTTCGCGACGGTGGGCGTGCACCCGCACGATGCGCGGCAGCTCGACGACGCGGGCAAACAGCAGCTGCGCGCGTGGCTCACCGCGCCGCGCGTCGTCGCGGTCGGCGAGTGCGGGCTCGACTACTGGTACGAGCACTCGCCGCGCGCCGAGCAGCGCGAGGTGTTCGCATGGCACGTCGCGCTCGCGCGCGAGCTGCGGCTCCCGGTCTCGATCCACGTGCGCGACCGCACGAGTGACGCCTATGAGGAGCTGCTCGACATCTGGCGGGCCGAAGGTCGCGGCGAAGTGCGCGGTGTCCTGCACTGCTACACGCACGATCTCGCTTTCGCGCGCCGCGCGATCGACGCGAACCTGCTGATCTCGTTCTCCGGGATTCTCACGTTCAAGAAAGACCGCGGGCTGCGCGACGTCGCGGCGGCGTTGCCGCTCGACCACGTGCTGGTCGAGACCGACGCGCCGCTGCTCGCGCCCGAGGGCCTGCGCGGGCGCCGCAACGAGCCGGCGAACGTGGCGCGCGTGGGCGCCGCGCTCGCGCTCGCACAGCAGCGGCCGCTCGAGGAGATCGCGCACGCGACCGCGGCGAATGCGCGCGCGCTGTTCGGGCTCCCGTCGTGA
- a CDS encoding inositol monophosphatase, translating to MSAASELERLLGLATRLAREAGAIQRASYEAVRTIDSKSQPNDLVTEVDRACEAHLVAALAEERPHDSVLAEEGGGTEKPGATYRWVIDPLDGTTNYAHGYPRFAVSIGVEREGAQACGVVYDPLLDELYHAVRSGGAFRNGRRISVSREADLRRALVSTGFAYDKAITEDDNTREFRALLKNAREVRRDGSAALDLCYVAGGRFDAYWEFKLKPWDVAAGTLIVTEAGGRVTDTVGGGEFRSGASVLASNGALHAAMLAGLAAAKT from the coding sequence GTGAGCGCGGCGAGCGAGCTCGAGCGCTTGTTGGGGCTCGCGACGCGCCTCGCGCGCGAGGCGGGCGCGATTCAGCGCGCGAGCTACGAGGCCGTTCGCACGATCGACTCCAAGAGCCAGCCGAACGATCTCGTCACCGAGGTCGACCGCGCCTGCGAGGCGCATCTCGTCGCCGCGCTCGCCGAGGAGCGCCCCCACGACTCGGTGCTCGCGGAGGAAGGCGGCGGCACGGAGAAGCCGGGCGCGACGTATCGCTGGGTGATCGATCCGCTCGACGGCACCACGAACTACGCGCACGGCTACCCGCGCTTCGCCGTCTCGATCGGCGTCGAGCGCGAGGGTGCGCAGGCGTGTGGGGTCGTCTACGACCCGCTGCTCGACGAGCTCTATCACGCCGTTCGCAGCGGCGGCGCCTTCCGCAACGGGCGACGCATTTCGGTGTCGCGCGAGGCCGACCTGCGGCGCGCGCTCGTCTCCACGGGCTTCGCCTACGACAAGGCCATCACCGAGGACGACAACACGCGCGAGTTCCGCGCGCTCCTGAAGAACGCGCGCGAGGTGCGGCGCGACGGCAGCGCCGCGCTCGACCTCTGCTACGTCGCCGGGGGACGCTTCGACGCCTACTGGGAGTTCAAGCTGAAACCTTGGGACGTGGCGGCGGGGACGCTGATCGTCACCGAGGCGGGCGGGCGGGTCACAGATACGGTGGGCGGAGGCGAGTTCCGCAGCGGAGCGAGTGTGCTGGCGTCGAACGGCGCGCTGCACGCCGCAATGCTGGCGGGGCTCGCGGCGGCCAAGACCTGA